Proteins encoded in a region of the Dioscorea cayenensis subsp. rotundata cultivar TDr96_F1 unplaced genomic scaffold, TDr96_F1_v2_PseudoChromosome.rev07_lg8_w22 25.fasta BLBR01000109.1, whole genome shotgun sequence genome:
- the LOC120253513 gene encoding uncharacterized mitochondrial protein AtMg00810-like, which produces MTPPPGLQVPPGSVCHLCRALYGLKPAPRAWFERFSTGVEAAGFSLSIHDPAVIIHSSPHGRTIFLLYVDDMILTVDDSAHITLVKQKLCETFLMTDLGPLRYFLGIEITSHFDGYRLSKQCYTLDLLARSGLTDTRTVATPMELHLQLRASDGIPLPHPSRYRNLVGNLVYFTVTHPDISHIVHILCQFVAAPTSIHYGHLLQSTLQLQPYSDTTWASSPDDRVSVTGYCVFLGSSLVIWKTKKQQTVAKSSAEAEICALASIVHEVLWIRSILLDFGVPIHSPIPINYDSTGALQIAADLVKHELTKHIGVDAHFIHCHVRAHTVPLHYLPTEVKVADFFTKAQTRDQHLFMLSKLKTHDPP; this is translated from the exons atgactcctcctcctggcCTTCAAGTGCCGCCAGGATCTGTTTGTCATCTTTGCcgtgctctctatggtctcaaaccGGCTCCTCGTGCCTGGTTTGAGAGGTTCAGCACAGGTGTTGAGGCTGCTGGATTTTCTCTGAGCATACATGATCCGGCAGTCATCATTCATTCTTCACCTCATGGTCGGACCATTTTTCTtctgtatgtggatgatatgattcttACTGTTGATGATTCTGCTCATATTACTCTTGTGAAGCAGAAACTGTGTGAGACCTTCTTGATGACTGATCTCGGTCCGCTTCGTTATTTTCTGGGTATTGAGATCACATCTCATTTTGATGGTTATCGACTATCTAAGCAATGTTATACTCTTGATCTTCTTGCCCGCTCTGGCTTGACTGATACTCGTACTGTcgctacaccgatggagttgCATTTGCAGCTTCGTGCTTCTGATGGGATTCCCTTACCACATCCTTCTCGCTATAGGAATCTTGTTGGCAACTTGGTATATTTTACTGTTACACATCCTGACATTTCGCACATTGTGCACATTCTTTGTCAGTTTGTTGCGGCTCCCACCTCTATTCATTATGGACATCTTCTCCAG TCCACTCTTCAGCTACAGCCCTACTCTGATACTACTTGGGCCAGCTCTCCTGATGATCGGGTCTCTGTTACTGGCTATTGTGTCTTTCTTGGGTCTTCACTTGTTatttggaagactaagaaacaaCAGACAGTTGCCAAGTCTAGTGCTGAGGCTGAGATTTGTGCTTTGGCTTCTATAGTGCATGAGGTACTTTGGATTCGCTCGATTCTGCTTGATTTTGGTGTACCGATCCATTCTCCTATTCCTATAAACTACGATAGTACGGGAGCCCTTCAGATTGCTGCTGATCTagtcaagcatgagctgaccaaacacattggtgtggatgcacacttcatCCATTGTCATGTCCGTGCTCATACTGTCCCGCTCCATTATCTTCCTACAGAGGTTAAGGTGGCTGATTTTTTCACTAAAGCACAGACACGTGATCAGCATCTAtttatgttatccaaactcaagacacatgatccaccttga